A genome region from Meriones unguiculatus strain TT.TT164.6M chromosome 2, Bangor_MerUng_6.1, whole genome shotgun sequence includes the following:
- the Serp1 gene encoding stress-associated endoplasmic reticulum protein 1 yields the protein MVAKQRIRMANEKHSKNITQRGNVAKTSRNAPEEKASVGPWLLALFIFVVCGSAIFQIIQSIRMGM from the exons ATGGTCGCCAAGCAGAGGATCCGTATGGCGAACGAGAAGCACAGCAAGAACATTACTCAGCGTGGCAACGTCGCCAAGACCTCG agaaaTGCCCCCGAAGAAAAGGCATCGGTAGGACCCTGGTTACTGGCcctcttcatttttgttgtttgtggctCTG CAATTTTCCAGATTATTCAAAGTATCAGGATGGGCATGTGA